A stretch of Aeromicrobium tamlense DNA encodes these proteins:
- a CDS encoding thioesterase family protein, with protein sequence MTDFYPHDTIATPDGSGRLTLEVTDRWNTPLGKPNGGWVLASMLRTAMDHADVGRPVVAAITYFASPEAGTIADLTVTPVKLGRRVQTVDVDLACDGRPLARMTASFARDHHGPTQELGAAPELPDPGTLPDPREVGMPRDGLFGRVEYRMAQAPGWSVGQPSGDPTTDVWQRLDGGTEIDWPALGLLVDACPPPVMELGPLVSMTVQLTVHFHRLPEPGSWVASRFSTRHLADGFHEEDGELWDDQGRLVAQSRQLAILL encoded by the coding sequence GTGACCGACTTCTACCCGCACGACACCATCGCGACCCCCGACGGCTCCGGACGGCTGACCCTGGAGGTCACCGATCGCTGGAACACGCCGCTCGGCAAGCCCAACGGCGGGTGGGTGCTGGCGTCGATGCTGCGCACGGCGATGGACCACGCCGACGTCGGCCGCCCCGTGGTGGCGGCCATCACCTACTTCGCCTCCCCCGAGGCCGGCACGATCGCCGACCTCACGGTCACCCCGGTGAAGCTGGGCCGCCGCGTGCAGACGGTCGACGTCGACCTGGCCTGCGACGGGCGACCGCTGGCACGGATGACCGCGAGCTTCGCGCGCGACCACCACGGTCCCACGCAGGAGCTGGGCGCCGCTCCCGAGCTGCCCGACCCCGGCACGCTGCCCGACCCGCGCGAGGTCGGCATGCCGCGCGACGGCCTGTTCGGGCGCGTCGAGTACCGGATGGCGCAGGCGCCGGGCTGGTCGGTCGGCCAGCCGTCGGGCGACCCCACCACCGACGTCTGGCAGCGCCTCGACGGCGGCACCGAGATCGACTGGCCCGCCCTCGGCCTGCTGGTCGACGCCTGTCCGCCGCCCGTCATGGAGCTCGGCCCGCTCGTGTCGATGACCGTGCAGCTCACGGTGCACTTCCACCGGCTGCCCGAGCCCGGATCCTGGGTGGCGTCGCGGTTCAGCACCCGTCACCTCGCCGACGGGTTCCACGAGGAGGACGGCGAGCTGTGGGACGACCAGGGCCGGCTCGTGGCCCAGTCGCGTCAGCTCGCGATCCTGCTCTGA
- a CDS encoding VOC family protein: MAHGDITHIDIPASDHERAKEFYGALFGWKFQEYPGYEGYPMWQAPNEISGGGLAPRSDGFTQPRSYVEVDSIDEVLATAREHGARVVMERQPISETSWWAIFEDPDGNVIGLYEGTTDTSGG; this comes from the coding sequence ATGGCACACGGCGACATCACGCACATCGACATCCCCGCGTCCGACCACGAGCGCGCGAAGGAGTTCTACGGCGCCCTCTTCGGCTGGAAGTTCCAGGAGTACCCGGGCTACGAGGGCTACCCCATGTGGCAGGCCCCCAACGAGATCAGCGGCGGGGGACTGGCGCCCCGCTCCGACGGCTTCACCCAGCCCCGCTCGTACGTCGAGGTCGACTCGATCGACGAGGTGCTGGCCACGGCGCGCGAGCACGGCGCCCGCGTGGTGATGGAGCGCCAGCCGATCTCCGAGACGAGCTGGTGGGCCATCTTCGAGGACCCCGACGGGAACGTCATCGGTCTCTACGAGGGCACCACCGACACCTCCGGCGGCTGA
- a CDS encoding dihydrofolate reductase: MTVTVAVAVGENGVIGFEGGMPWPRTGDMRQFKELTWGHPIVMGRATYESIGRPLPGRTSIVLTRRAGWDPGDPGVIVAGDLDTALARARELDDQVFLIGGAAVFGEALERDLVDSMVVTHVPLSPPGDTFFAPIDPDRWTEVERERHAGTPDYEIATYARR; encoded by the coding sequence ATGACGGTCACGGTGGCGGTGGCGGTCGGGGAGAACGGCGTCATCGGGTTCGAGGGCGGCATGCCCTGGCCCCGCACGGGCGACATGCGCCAGTTCAAGGAGCTCACGTGGGGGCACCCGATCGTCATGGGTCGCGCCACGTACGAGTCGATCGGGCGGCCGCTGCCGGGTCGCACCTCGATCGTGCTCACCCGTCGTGCGGGCTGGGACCCGGGCGACCCCGGCGTGATCGTCGCGGGCGACCTCGACACCGCGCTGGCGCGGGCGCGCGAGCTCGACGACCAGGTCTTCCTCATCGGCGGTGCGGCCGTCTTCGGCGAGGCCCTCGAGCGCGACCTGGTCGACTCGATGGTGGTCACGCACGTGCCGCTGAGCCCGCCCGGTGACACGTTCTTCGCGCCGATCGACCCCGACCGCTGGACCGAGGTCGAACGCGAGCGGCACGCCGGGACGCCCGACTACGAGATCGCCACGTACGCCCGTCGCTGA
- a CDS encoding thymidylate synthase, whose translation MQAYLDLVRRILDEGVAKGDRTGTGTRSVFGHQMRFDLAEGFPVVTTKKVHLKSVVAELLWFIAGDTNTQYLRDNGVTIWDEWADANGDLGPIYGYQWRSWPAPDGRHLDQLQAVIAALKADPNSRRHIVSAWNVADLDAMALAPCHAFFQFYVADGKLSCQLYQRSADVFLGVPFNIASYALLTQMVAQVTGLEVGEFIWTGGDCHLYVNHLDQAREQLTRDPLPLPTLRLDPSVTDIDDFTLDSITIEGYRSHPAIKAPIAV comes from the coding sequence ATGCAGGCCTACCTCGATCTCGTCCGCCGGATCCTCGACGAGGGAGTGGCCAAGGGCGACCGCACCGGCACCGGCACCCGCAGCGTCTTCGGGCACCAGATGCGCTTCGACCTCGCCGAGGGCTTCCCGGTCGTCACGACCAAGAAGGTGCACCTCAAGAGCGTCGTCGCCGAGCTCCTGTGGTTCATCGCCGGCGACACCAACACGCAGTACCTGCGCGACAACGGCGTCACGATCTGGGACGAGTGGGCCGACGCCAACGGCGACCTCGGTCCGATCTACGGCTACCAGTGGCGGTCCTGGCCCGCGCCGGACGGCCGCCACCTCGACCAGCTGCAGGCGGTCATCGCCGCGCTGAAGGCCGATCCGAACTCGCGCCGCCACATCGTCAGCGCCTGGAACGTGGCCGACCTCGACGCCATGGCGCTGGCGCCGTGCCACGCGTTCTTCCAGTTCTACGTCGCCGACGGGAAGCTCAGCTGCCAGCTCTACCAGCGGTCTGCCGACGTCTTCCTCGGCGTCCCGTTCAACATCGCCTCCTACGCGCTGCTCACGCAGATGGTCGCCCAGGTCACCGGCCTCGAGGTCGGCGAGTTCATCTGGACCGGTGGCGACTGCCACCTCTACGTCAATCACCTCGACCAGGCGCGCGAGCAGCTCACCCGTGATCCGCTGCCGCTGCCCACGCTGCGGCTCGACCCGTCCGTCACGGACATCGACGACTTCACGCTCGACTCGATCACGATCGAGGGCTACCGGTCGCACCCCGCCATCAAGGCGCCGATCGCGGTCTGA
- a CDS encoding GNAT family N-acetyltransferase produces MSADVSVRLAWPDDAARIAAVQRAHWERAYGEVVDPAELDALDTDEMAQRWAQLITAPRDARMRTLVALERATVRGFALVHPCHDPDADQVRDAEIGEFVVDAEHLGQGHGSRLLHACVDTVRADGFSRAVWWVSPADDALRAWLLDAGWAADGAHREFAGATGPLKQVRLHTTLT; encoded by the coding sequence ATGAGTGCTGACGTCTCCGTGCGGCTGGCGTGGCCGGACGACGCGGCGCGGATCGCGGCGGTCCAGCGCGCCCACTGGGAGCGCGCGTACGGCGAGGTCGTCGACCCGGCCGAGCTCGACGCGCTCGACACCGATGAGATGGCGCAGCGGTGGGCGCAGCTCATCACCGCGCCCCGTGACGCGCGCATGCGCACCCTCGTCGCGCTGGAGCGCGCCACGGTGCGCGGCTTCGCCCTGGTGCACCCGTGCCACGACCCTGACGCCGACCAGGTGCGCGACGCCGAGATCGGCGAGTTCGTCGTCGACGCCGAGCACCTCGGCCAGGGCCACGGCTCGCGCCTCCTGCACGCGTGCGTCGACACCGTGCGCGCCGACGGCTTCAGCCGCGCGGTGTGGTGGGTCTCCCCCGCCGACGACGCCCTGCGGGCGTGGCTGCTCGACGCCGGGTGGGCCGCCGACGGAGCCCATCGCGAGTTCGCCGGCGCCACCGGCCCACTCAAGCAGGTTCGACTCCACACCACGCTGACGTGA
- a CDS encoding AzlC family ABC transporter permease encodes MSDETSDRQVVADSLGVGIGVGLYGVSFGALATTSGLSVLQACALSLLAFTGASQFAFLGVVAAGGAPLTGALTAVLLGVRNTFYGITLAPILRVKGLRRLGTAHVVIDESTAMSVVRDDPRQARLGFYWTGLSIFAVWNLMTLVGAVAGERIGDPRAIGLDAAVAAAFLGLLWPRLDSTAARLLALLAAAVALGLVPFTPPGAPIIIGGVVAVLVGLTFVPTTARGADD; translated from the coding sequence GTGAGCGACGAGACCAGCGACCGGCAGGTCGTCGCCGACTCCCTCGGCGTGGGGATCGGCGTCGGGCTCTACGGCGTCTCCTTCGGCGCGCTCGCCACCACGAGCGGCCTGTCCGTGCTGCAGGCGTGTGCGCTGTCGCTGCTGGCGTTCACGGGCGCGTCGCAGTTCGCCTTCCTCGGCGTGGTCGCGGCGGGCGGCGCCCCGCTCACGGGCGCGCTGACCGCGGTGCTGCTGGGCGTGCGCAACACCTTCTACGGCATCACGCTGGCGCCGATCCTGCGGGTCAAGGGCCTGAGACGGCTGGGCACGGCCCACGTGGTGATCGACGAGTCCACCGCGATGTCGGTCGTGCGCGACGACCCGCGCCAGGCCCGGCTGGGCTTCTACTGGACCGGACTGTCGATCTTCGCGGTCTGGAACCTCATGACCCTCGTCGGCGCCGTGGCGGGCGAGCGGATCGGCGACCCACGCGCCATCGGACTCGACGCCGCGGTCGCCGCCGCGTTCCTGGGCCTGCTGTGGCCGCGACTGGACTCCACGGCCGCCCGGCTGCTGGCGCTGCTGGCCGCCGCCGTGGCCCTCGGGCTCGTGCCCTTCACCCCTCCGGGCGCCCCGATCATCATCGGCGGCGTCGTCGCCGTGCTCGTCGGCCTGACGTTCGTCCCCACCACCGCGCGAGGCGCCGATGACTGA
- a CDS encoding AzlD domain-containing protein, translating to MTEIWWGVLAVAVGCYALKLLGLSVPERVLEHPLTVRAAAFIPVGLLAALVAVQGFSTGSEVVVDARVVGLGVAAVLLWRKVPFLPMLIAAAAATALVRLVAG from the coding sequence ATGACTGAGATCTGGTGGGGCGTGCTGGCCGTCGCCGTCGGCTGTTACGCGCTGAAGCTGCTGGGCCTCTCGGTTCCCGAGCGCGTGCTGGAGCACCCGCTCACCGTGCGCGCGGCGGCATTCATCCCGGTGGGGCTGCTCGCGGCACTGGTCGCCGTGCAGGGGTTCAGCACGGGCTCCGAGGTCGTGGTGGACGCCCGCGTCGTCGGTCTCGGCGTCGCCGCCGTGCTGCTGTGGCGCAAGGTGCCGTTCCTGCCGATGCTCATCGCCGCGGCCGCGGCGACCGCGCTCGTGCGACTCGTCGCCGGCTGA
- the dapB gene encoding 4-hydroxy-tetrahydrodipicolinate reductase has product MTRVAVLGAKGRMGSTSAAAIEAAEGLDLVAGIDVGDDLEAVVEADAEAVLVFTTPDVAFDQARWCLERGIHVVIGTSGFGDDQVARLRELVDGRSGVGVIVVPNFSIGAVLMMRFAAQAAPFFESVEVIEMHHPDKVDAPSGTAVRTAEVIAQARRDAGSDPLPDATTTDPDGARGAKVEGIPVHAVRARGFIASQEVVLGDPGEIFSIRHDSSSRESFMPGVVAALRWIPSHPGVTVGLDEVLGLE; this is encoded by the coding sequence ATGACACGCGTGGCGGTGCTGGGTGCGAAGGGCCGGATGGGATCGACGTCGGCGGCGGCGATCGAGGCGGCCGAAGGGCTCGACCTGGTGGCCGGCATCGACGTGGGCGACGACCTCGAGGCCGTCGTCGAGGCGGACGCGGAGGCCGTGCTCGTCTTCACGACGCCCGACGTCGCCTTCGACCAGGCGCGCTGGTGCCTCGAGCGCGGCATCCACGTCGTCATCGGCACCTCGGGCTTCGGGGACGACCAGGTGGCACGGCTGCGCGAGCTCGTCGACGGGCGGTCGGGCGTCGGCGTCATCGTCGTCCCGAACTTCTCGATCGGCGCCGTGCTGATGATGCGCTTCGCGGCGCAGGCGGCGCCCTTCTTCGAGTCGGTCGAGGTCATCGAGATGCACCACCCCGACAAGGTCGACGCGCCGTCGGGCACGGCGGTCCGCACGGCCGAGGTCATCGCGCAGGCGCGACGCGACGCCGGGTCGGACCCGCTGCCCGACGCCACCACCACCGACCCCGACGGGGCCCGCGGCGCCAAGGTCGAGGGCATTCCCGTGCACGCGGTCCGCGCGCGGGGCTTCATCGCCTCGCAGGAGGTCGTGCTGGGCGACCCCGGCGAGATCTTCAGCATCCGCCACGACTCGTCGAGCCGTGAGTCGTTCATGCCCGGCGTGGTCGCCGCGCTCCGCTGGATCCCGTCGCACCCCGGCGTCACGGTGGGGCTCGACGAGGTGCTCGGCCTGGAGTGA
- a CDS encoding ABC transporter ATP-binding protein, translating into MSAVVFDGATRVYPGQERPAVDHIDLEVKDGEFLVLVGPSGCGKSTTLRMLAGLEDVDAGSILIGDRDVTRVPPKERDIAMVFQNYALYPHMTVAENMGFALRIAKVSKADIRSRVAEAADLLGLTDFLDRKPKALSGGQRQRVAMGRAIVRSPQVFLMDEPLSNLDAKLRVQTRTQVAALQRRLGTTTVYVTHDQVEAMTMGDRVAVLKDGVLQQVAAPRELYDRPVNLFVAGFMGSPAMNLLELPISDGGVAFGTTHLAVPRQALLGASGSSIVVGVRPENLAISDQGLPIVVDVVEELGSDAYLYGRADGVSTPVVARTDWRNPPVKGTPSHLAVLDPEQVHHFDPRTGLRIGR; encoded by the coding sequence ATGAGCGCCGTCGTCTTCGACGGGGCCACCCGCGTGTACCCGGGCCAGGAGCGTCCCGCGGTCGACCACATCGACCTCGAGGTCAAGGACGGGGAGTTCCTCGTCCTGGTCGGGCCCTCGGGCTGTGGCAAGTCCACGACCCTGCGCATGCTGGCGGGGCTGGAGGACGTCGACGCGGGCAGCATCCTGATCGGCGACCGCGACGTCACGCGGGTGCCGCCCAAGGAGCGCGACATCGCGATGGTGTTCCAGAACTACGCCCTCTACCCGCACATGACGGTCGCCGAGAACATGGGCTTCGCCCTGCGGATCGCGAAGGTCTCCAAGGCCGACATCCGCAGCCGCGTGGCCGAGGCCGCCGACCTGCTCGGGCTCACCGACTTCCTCGACCGCAAGCCGAAGGCGCTCTCCGGCGGCCAGCGCCAGCGGGTGGCGATGGGGCGCGCGATCGTCCGGTCGCCGCAGGTGTTCCTCATGGACGAGCCCCTGTCGAACCTCGACGCGAAGCTGCGCGTGCAGACCCGCACCCAGGTCGCCGCCCTGCAACGACGACTCGGGACCACCACCGTCTACGTCACCCACGACCAGGTCGAGGCGATGACGATGGGCGACCGCGTCGCGGTGCTCAAGGACGGCGTCCTGCAGCAGGTGGCGGCCCCGCGCGAGCTGTACGACCGTCCGGTGAACCTCTTCGTCGCGGGCTTCATGGGCTCGCCCGCGATGAACCTGCTCGAGCTGCCGATCAGCGACGGGGGAGTGGCCTTCGGCACGACGCACCTCGCGGTGCCGCGGCAGGCGCTGCTCGGCGCCAGCGGCAGCTCGATCGTCGTCGGCGTGCGCCCCGAGAACCTCGCGATCTCGGACCAGGGCCTGCCGATCGTCGTCGACGTCGTCGAGGAGCTGGGCTCGGACGCCTACCTCTACGGGCGTGCCGACGGCGTCAGCACTCCGGTGGTGGCACGCACCGACTGGCGCAACCCTCCGGTGAAGGGCACGCCCTCGCACCTGGCGGTCCTCGACCCCGAGCAGGTCCACCACTTCGACCCCCGAACGGGCCTGCGGATCGGTCGATAG
- a CDS encoding LacI family DNA-binding transcriptional regulator — protein sequence MTDSRQPTLEEVARLAGVGRGTASRVVNGSEHVSPHTRDAVERAVRELGYVPNQAARALKTRRTDTVALVIAEDEERVFAEPFFAGLVRGISRSVDETSRRLVLSMVPDESHLARLGQFLTPQHVDGVMVVSMHDALSLPESPDLPIVHVGRPRDPRACFVDVDNVGGARQAVDHIASRGRRRIATITGPQDLASGRDRLAGYREALEAAGLPFDDELVEAGDFSDASGVSGAAALVERRPDVDAIFAANDVMALGALRELGRRGLRVPEDVAIVGFDGSPAAAASTPVLTTVHQPLAELGATAVDVLARRIDDPSAEPRSVVLPAVLQAGETA from the coding sequence ATGACTGACAGCCGCCAGCCGACGCTGGAGGAAGTGGCCCGGCTCGCCGGGGTCGGGCGCGGCACCGCGTCCCGGGTCGTGAACGGCTCGGAGCACGTGTCGCCCCACACCCGCGACGCCGTGGAGCGCGCCGTCCGCGAGCTCGGCTACGTGCCGAACCAAGCCGCGCGCGCCCTGAAGACCCGACGCACCGACACGGTCGCGCTGGTCATCGCCGAGGACGAGGAGCGCGTGTTCGCCGAGCCGTTCTTCGCCGGCCTGGTGCGAGGCATCTCGCGCTCGGTCGACGAGACCTCGCGGCGCCTCGTGCTCTCGATGGTCCCCGACGAGTCCCACCTCGCACGGCTCGGCCAGTTCCTTACGCCCCAGCACGTCGACGGGGTCATGGTGGTCTCGATGCACGACGCGCTGAGCCTGCCCGAGAGCCCCGACCTGCCGATCGTGCACGTCGGCCGGCCGCGCGACCCGCGTGCGTGCTTCGTCGACGTCGACAACGTCGGCGGTGCGCGTCAGGCCGTGGACCACATCGCCTCGCGCGGGCGGCGCCGCATCGCCACGATCACCGGCCCCCAGGACCTCGCATCGGGCCGCGACCGCCTCGCCGGCTACCGCGAGGCGCTCGAGGCCGCCGGACTGCCGTTCGACGACGAGCTCGTCGAGGCGGGCGACTTCAGCGACGCCAGCGGCGTGAGCGGCGCGGCCGCCCTGGTGGAGCGGCGCCCCGACGTGGACGCGATCTTCGCCGCGAACGACGTCATGGCGCTCGGCGCGCTGCGCGAGCTGGGTCGGCGGGGCCTGCGGGTCCCCGAGGACGTCGCGATCGTCGGCTTCGACGGATCGCCGGCCGCGGCCGCCTCGACGCCGGTGCTGACCACCGTGCACCAGCCGCTCGCCGAGCTCGGTGCGACGGCGGTCGACGTGCTGGCCCGCCGGATCGACGACCCCTCGGCCGAGCCGCGGTCGGTCGTCCTCCCGGCCGTGCTGCAGGCGGGTGAGACCGCATGA
- a CDS encoding GH1 family beta-glucosidase: MSALSQRFDPGFVWGAATSAYQIEGAVKEDGRGPSIWDTFAAQPGRTFDGHTGEVAVDHYHRWPEDVALVRELGLDAYRFSISWSRVQPEGSGRVEPRGLAFYDRLVDGLLEAGLEPWPTLFHWDLPQALEDAGGWPVRDTAERFADYAQIVADALGDRVRSWTTTNEPWCAAFLGYGAGIHAPGRTEPAAALAASHHLHLAHGLAVPRLREGRPEARVGVTLNLYAVSPADDTGRHDDAARRIDGLMNRWFLDPVLLGRYPQDVLEDVAGVGGTEAIRAEDLAVIAAPLDFLGINYYSRHVVAASPWPGASEVDFVNREWPKTASGWDIDPAGLGEVLRQVHRDYPSIPIYITENGAAFDDLEVRDGTIDDQDRIDFVAGHLEALADAVDDGVDVRGYFAWSLLDNFEWAEGYAKRFGIVHVDFDTLVRTPKASARWFAELARASSTKERA, encoded by the coding sequence ATGAGCGCTCTGAGCCAGCGGTTCGACCCCGGGTTCGTGTGGGGCGCGGCCACCTCGGCGTACCAGATCGAGGGGGCCGTGAAGGAGGACGGACGCGGTCCGTCGATCTGGGACACGTTCGCCGCGCAGCCCGGTCGCACGTTCGACGGGCACACCGGCGAGGTCGCCGTCGACCACTACCACCGGTGGCCCGAGGACGTCGCACTCGTGCGCGAGCTCGGCCTCGACGCCTACCGCTTCTCGATCTCGTGGTCGCGCGTCCAGCCCGAGGGCAGCGGACGCGTCGAGCCGCGCGGCCTGGCGTTCTACGACCGGCTCGTCGACGGCCTGCTCGAGGCCGGGCTCGAGCCGTGGCCGACCCTGTTCCACTGGGACCTCCCGCAGGCGCTCGAGGACGCCGGCGGCTGGCCCGTGCGCGACACCGCCGAGCGCTTCGCGGACTACGCGCAGATCGTGGCCGACGCGCTGGGCGACCGCGTGCGGAGCTGGACCACCACGAACGAGCCCTGGTGCGCGGCCTTCCTCGGCTACGGCGCCGGGATCCACGCGCCGGGTCGCACCGAGCCCGCCGCGGCGCTCGCCGCGTCGCACCACCTGCACCTGGCGCACGGACTGGCCGTGCCGCGGCTGCGCGAGGGGCGTCCCGAGGCGCGCGTCGGGGTCACGCTGAACCTCTACGCGGTGTCCCCGGCCGACGACACGGGCCGCCACGACGACGCCGCGCGGCGCATCGACGGGCTCATGAACCGCTGGTTCCTCGACCCCGTGCTGCTCGGTCGCTACCCGCAGGACGTGCTGGAGGACGTCGCGGGCGTCGGTGGCACCGAGGCGATCCGTGCCGAGGACCTCGCCGTGATCGCGGCGCCGCTGGACTTCCTCGGCATCAACTACTACTCGCGGCACGTCGTGGCGGCGTCGCCGTGGCCCGGTGCCTCGGAGGTCGACTTCGTGAACCGCGAGTGGCCCAAGACCGCGTCCGGCTGGGACATCGACCCCGCAGGGCTCGGCGAGGTGCTGCGACAGGTGCACCGCGACTACCCGTCGATCCCGATCTACATCACCGAGAACGGCGCGGCCTTCGACGACCTCGAGGTCCGTGACGGCACGATCGACGACCAGGACCGCATCGACTTCGTCGCCGGTCACCTCGAGGCGCTCGCGGACGCGGTCGACGACGGCGTCGACGTCCGGGGATACTTCGCGTGGTCGCTGTTGGACAACTTCGAGTGGGCCGAGGGGTACGCGAAGCGGTTCGGCATCGTCCACGTCGACTTCGACACCCTGGTCCGCACCCCCAAGGCCAGCGCACGCTGGTTCGCCGAGCTCGCGCGGGCGAGCAGCACGAAGGAGAGGGCATGA
- a CDS encoding carbohydrate ABC transporter permease, producing the protein MSLSTRAGASTLVIPPADRPPVTSRVTGASPLMYVALAFVVLLSAAPLYFMVVMASRANSDILGIPPPLLPGDQLATNIERVFANADVQFAEALLNTLLVATVATISVVVTSALAGFAFAKLRFRGRNVLLVIVVATMMVPVQLGLIPLYMLMTKLGLAGGLASVTLPFLVSGFGVFFMRQYASQAIPDELIEAARVDGASTFRIFWSIVFPALRPAAAVLGLLTFMERWNDFLWPYISLDIDHPTVQVALSRLSGGYYTDQALVMAGTLMGTLPLVLVFIVFGRQIVGGIMEGGLKS; encoded by the coding sequence ATGAGCCTGAGCACGCGCGCCGGCGCCTCCACCCTGGTCATCCCGCCGGCGGACCGACCGCCCGTGACCTCCCGCGTCACCGGCGCCTCGCCGCTGATGTACGTGGCGCTCGCGTTCGTGGTGCTGCTGTCCGCCGCGCCGCTGTACTTCATGGTCGTCATGGCCTCGCGCGCCAACAGCGACATCCTGGGCATCCCGCCGCCGCTGCTGCCCGGCGACCAGCTGGCGACGAACATCGAGCGGGTCTTCGCCAACGCCGACGTCCAGTTCGCCGAGGCGCTGCTCAACACGCTGCTGGTGGCGACGGTCGCGACGATCTCGGTCGTGGTGACCTCCGCGCTCGCGGGCTTCGCGTTCGCCAAGCTGCGCTTCCGCGGCCGCAACGTCCTGCTCGTGATCGTCGTGGCCACGATGATGGTGCCGGTGCAGCTGGGCCTGATCCCGCTGTACATGCTGATGACGAAGCTCGGCCTCGCCGGCGGGCTGGCCTCGGTCACGCTGCCCTTCCTGGTGAGCGGCTTCGGTGTGTTCTTCATGCGCCAGTACGCCTCGCAGGCGATCCCCGACGAGCTGATCGAGGCCGCGCGCGTCGACGGCGCCTCCACGTTCCGGATCTTCTGGTCGATCGTGTTCCCGGCGCTGCGTCCGGCCGCCGCGGTGCTGGGCCTGCTGACCTTCATGGAGCGCTGGAACGACTTCCTGTGGCCGTACATCTCCCTCGACATCGACCACCCCACGGTGCAGGTCGCGCTCTCGCGCCTGTCCGGCGGGTACTACACCGACCAGGCGCTGGTCATGGCCGGGACGCTCATGGGCACCCTGCCGCTCGTCCTGGTGTTCATCGTGTTCGGCCGCCAGATCGTCGGCGGCATCATGGAAGGCGGACTGAAGTCATGA
- a CDS encoding carbohydrate ABC transporter permease, protein MATKRLARQQGAGLAFVSPYFVVFAVFGLFPLVYTAWVSMHEWTLLAGKVEFIGLDNYRELMGDTAFWRALVNTFGIFVLATVPQLVLATVLAQMLNTRLRARTFWRMGVLLPNVASVAAVGIIFGLIFARDYGIANWFLGLFGVENIDWRAHRWSSWLAIATMVDWRWTGYNALILLAALQSVPKELYEAARIDGASAWRQFWSVTVPMLRPTLIFVTIIATIGGIQLFTEPLLFNSGANAISGGNRGQFQTLAMYLVQQAFTGQRFGYASTIAWVLFLIIAVVAAINLLLLRRIRSAD, encoded by the coding sequence ATGGCAACCAAGCGACTCGCACGGCAGCAGGGCGCCGGCCTCGCGTTCGTCTCGCCCTACTTCGTCGTCTTCGCGGTGTTCGGCCTGTTCCCGCTCGTCTACACCGCCTGGGTGTCGATGCACGAGTGGACGCTGCTGGCCGGCAAGGTCGAGTTCATCGGCCTGGACAACTACCGCGAGCTGATGGGCGACACCGCCTTCTGGCGGGCCCTGGTCAACACCTTCGGCATCTTCGTGCTCGCCACCGTGCCCCAACTGGTGCTGGCCACGGTGCTGGCCCAGATGCTCAACACGCGGCTGCGGGCGCGCACCTTCTGGCGGATGGGCGTGCTGCTGCCGAACGTGGCCTCGGTCGCCGCCGTCGGCATCATCTTCGGCCTGATCTTCGCCCGCGACTACGGCATCGCCAACTGGTTCCTGGGCCTGTTCGGTGTCGAGAACATCGACTGGCGGGCCCACCGCTGGTCGTCGTGGCTCGCGATCGCGACGATGGTCGACTGGCGCTGGACCGGCTACAACGCGCTGATCCTGCTCGCGGCCCTGCAGTCGGTGCCGAAGGAGCTCTACGAGGCGGCCCGGATCGACGGCGCCTCGGCCTGGCGGCAGTTCTGGTCGGTCACCGTGCCGATGCTGCGGCCCACCCTGATCTTCGTGACGATCATCGCCACGATCGGCGGCATCCAGCTGTTCACCGAGCCCTTGCTGTTCAACTCCGGTGCCAACGCCATCTCCGGCGGCAACCGCGGCCAGTTCCAGACCCTGGCGATGTACCTGGTCCAGCAGGCCTTCACGGGCCAGCGGTTCGGCTACGCGTCCACCATCGCCTGGGTCCTGTTCCTCATCATCGCCGTCGTGGCGGCGATCAACCTGCTGCTCCTGCGGCGCATCCGATCGGCGGACTGA